GATAACCCTTACGGTGAACTATGTCACCGTGGTCAACACCTGGATCATCATGGCGGTCCTCATCGTGGTGGCCCTTATCGTCCGGCGGCGCATCCAGAAAACACCAGGGCCCGCTCAAAGGATGGCCGAGCTGTACATCTCGGCCATGGACGGCCTTACAAAGGAAACGCTGGAGACCACAAGCAGAGCCTATTTCCCCCTGGTGGCCACCATGTTCATTTTCCTGCTTTTGTGCAACTGGTGGGGCATCATCCCGGGCTTTGAGGAGCCCACCAAGGACCTCAATACGCCGCTCAGCCTGGGGATCATGGGCTTTTTCCTTACCCACACGGCCGCCATCCGGGCCAAGGGGATCGGCACCTACCTCAAGGAGTACACACACCCCTTTATCATCATGGCTCCCCTCAACGTG
This genomic interval from bacterium contains the following:
- the atpB gene encoding F0F1 ATP synthase subunit A, with translation MNRNLRDMGDVTHVPTFVFELFGITLTVNYVTVVNTWIIMAVLIVVALIVRRRIQKTPGPAQRMAELYISAMDGLTKETLETTSRAYFPLVATMFIFLLLCNWWGIIPGFEEPTKDLNTPLSLGIMGFFLTHTAAIRAKGIGTYLKEYTHPFIIMAPLNVVGELAKVVSISFRLFGNIMGGAIIITVVSWMVYSLVLPPFLYVFFGMFVGTVQAFVFTMLTITYIAVATK